From the genome of Calidithermus timidus DSM 17022, one region includes:
- the purC gene encoding phosphoribosylaminoimidazolesuccinocarboxamide synthase, protein MEKLYEGKAKIVYPGPEAGTYRVYYKDDATAFNAQKRGTIAGKGVVNNRISAQLFRYLEAHGVPTHFLRELSEREMLVRQVEIVPLEVIVRNRTAGTFAKRYGVEEGRPLARALVEFSLKNDALGDPLIYDEAALALGLLSEGELARIRELALRVNEALKAFFLERNLELIDFKLEFGRLPDGTIVLADEISPDTMRLWEVGTGEKMDKDRFRRDLGGVEEAYQEVLRRVVGGAG, encoded by the coding sequence ATGGAGAAACTGTACGAGGGCAAAGCCAAGATCGTATACCCAGGCCCCGAGGCCGGGACTTACCGGGTGTACTACAAGGACGACGCCACCGCCTTCAACGCACAGAAGCGGGGCACCATCGCAGGCAAAGGGGTGGTGAACAACCGCATCTCGGCCCAGCTCTTCCGCTACCTCGAGGCCCACGGCGTCCCCACCCACTTCCTGCGCGAACTCTCCGAGCGCGAGATGCTGGTGCGGCAGGTCGAGATCGTGCCGTTGGAGGTCATCGTCAGGAACCGCACCGCTGGGACCTTCGCCAAGCGCTACGGCGTGGAGGAAGGCCGCCCCCTCGCCCGAGCGCTGGTGGAATTCTCCCTCAAGAACGACGCCCTGGGCGACCCCCTGATCTACGATGAGGCCGCGCTGGCACTGGGCCTGCTGAGCGAGGGGGAGCTAGCACGCATCCGGGAACTGGCCCTGCGCGTCAACGAGGCGCTCAAGGCCTTCTTCCTCGAGCGCAACCTCGAGCTCATCGACTTCAAGCTCGAGTTCGGGCGGCTCCCCGATGGAACCATCGTCCTGGCCGACGAGATCAGCCCCGATACCATGCGACTGTGGGAAGTGGGCACGGGCGAGAAGATGGACAAAGACCGCTTCCGCCGCGACTTAGGCGGGGTGGAGGAAGCCTACCAGGAAGTGCTGCGACGGGTGGTCGGGGGTGCTGGGTGA
- the araD gene encoding L-ribulose-5-phosphate 4-epimerase AraD → MIAKELREQALEANLALPRYGLVVFTWGNASAYDPAAGLMAIKPSGVAYEDLSVHSMVVVEVSSGRVIEGSLRPSSDTPTHLALAREFGVGGIVHTHSRYATAWAQAGLDLPCYGTTQADYFGDTIPCTRGLTSEEINQGYEHYSGQVIIEEFRRRGLNPNDVPAVLLRHHASFVWGKNAKEAVHNAVVLEEVARMALYARVLNPKLSEIPEALLKKHYRRKHGVGAYYGQSKPQG, encoded by the coding sequence GTGATAGCCAAAGAACTAAGGGAGCAAGCCCTAGAAGCGAATCTGGCATTACCCCGCTATGGACTAGTGGTATTTACCTGGGGTAATGCTTCTGCTTATGACCCTGCAGCCGGGCTTATGGCCATCAAGCCCAGTGGGGTGGCGTATGAGGATTTGAGCGTTCACAGCATGGTGGTAGTGGAAGTGAGTAGTGGTAGGGTAATCGAGGGTAGCCTGCGGCCCTCTTCCGATACCCCCACACACCTGGCACTAGCTCGGGAATTTGGGGTGGGGGGGATTGTCCACACCCATTCGCGCTACGCTACGGCTTGGGCCCAAGCTGGTTTGGACTTACCTTGCTATGGCACTACCCAGGCGGACTATTTTGGCGACACCATTCCCTGTACCCGTGGCCTTACATCCGAGGAGATTAACCAGGGCTATGAGCACTATAGCGGACAAGTCATTATTGAGGAGTTTCGCCGCCGGGGACTAAACCCTAATGATGTGCCCGCAGTACTGTTGCGCCACCATGCTTCTTTTGTATGGGGTAAGAACGCAAAGGAGGCAGTACATAATGCGGTAGTACTCGAGGAAGTTGCTCGCATGGCGCTTTATGCCCGTGTGCTTAACCCTAAGCTAAGCGAAATCCCTGAGGCTTTGCTCAAGAAGCACTATCGTCGTAAGCATGGTGTGGGTGCCTATTACGGACAAAGTAAACCCCAAGGATAA
- the chvE gene encoding multiple monosaccharide ABC transporter substrate-binding protein, giving the protein MRHLFANILFVSMAFSFLGAAYGQGKGLVGISMPTKSSARWISDGTNLVKHLKDKGYTTDLQYAEDDIPNQIAQIEAMIAKKPKVLVIAPIDGTTLTDILKKAHDAKIKVIAYDRLIRNSPYVDYYVTFDNFKVGVLQAQSIVDKLGLKAGKGPFNIELFGGSPDDNNAYFFYNGAMSVLDPYIKSGKLVVRSKQMGMDKVGILRWDGATAQARMDNLLSAYYGTERVDAVLSPYDGLSIGILSSLKGVGYCTAKQPCPIVTGQDAEIPSVKSILRGEQYSTIFKDTRELAKATVDMIDAIMRGNQPKVNDTKTYHNGVKVVPAYLLEPVLVTASNWKQVLVNSGYYTEAQLR; this is encoded by the coding sequence ATGAGGCATCTGTTCGCAAACATCCTTTTTGTTAGCATGGCCTTTTCGTTTTTAGGGGCGGCCTATGGGCAAGGTAAAGGCTTGGTCGGCATATCTATGCCAACCAAATCCTCTGCCCGATGGATTTCTGACGGCACTAACTTGGTCAAGCACCTGAAAGACAAGGGCTACACTACTGACTTACAGTATGCCGAAGACGATATTCCCAATCAGATTGCGCAAATCGAGGCCATGATTGCCAAAAAGCCCAAGGTACTAGTGATCGCTCCCATAGATGGGACTACCCTCACCGATATCCTCAAGAAAGCACATGATGCCAAAATAAAGGTTATAGCCTACGATCGCCTCATCAGAAACAGCCCCTATGTGGATTACTACGTCACTTTTGACAACTTTAAGGTTGGCGTCCTGCAAGCGCAATCCATTGTGGATAAATTGGGTTTAAAGGCGGGGAAGGGTCCCTTTAACATTGAGCTATTTGGGGGTTCTCCCGACGATAACAATGCCTACTTTTTCTACAACGGTGCCATGAGCGTGCTGGATCCCTATATCAAAAGCGGAAAGCTTGTGGTGCGCAGCAAGCAAATGGGTATGGATAAAGTAGGCATCCTGCGCTGGGATGGTGCAACTGCACAAGCCCGTATGGACAATCTTCTATCAGCCTACTATGGCACGGAGAGAGTGGATGCAGTACTCAGCCCCTATGATGGCCTGAGTATCGGTATTCTTTCCTCTCTCAAGGGAGTGGGTTACTGCACTGCCAAACAGCCCTGCCCTATCGTCACCGGTCAGGATGCCGAGATTCCTTCGGTAAAATCTATTCTCCGTGGCGAGCAGTACTCAACTATTTTCAAAGATACACGTGAATTAGCTAAGGCTACAGTTGATATGATCGACGCGATAATGAGGGGTAACCAGCCCAAAGTCAACGACACTAAAACCTACCACAATGGCGTAAAGGTTGTGCCAGCCTACCTGCTCGAGCCAGTACTGGTAACTGCTTCCAACTGGAAACAGGTGCTCGTGAACAGCGGCTACTACACCGAAGCACAGCTTCGGTAG
- the mmsA gene encoding multiple monosaccharide ABC transporter ATP-binding protein, with product MAQEPILSMRNISKSFPGVKALDNVNLTVYAGEIHAIVGENGAGKSTLMKVLSGVYPYGQYEGEIYFEGKLQRFEGIRDSESQGIIIIHQELALVPMLSITENIFLGNEPARTGVIDWHAAHIRAQELLKRVGLKEPPSAIVGRLGVGKQQLVEIAKALSKRVRLLILDEPTASLNETDSEALLQLLRELKAQGIACILISHKLNEITQVADRITILRDGTTIETLNCTEGPLSEERIIRGMVGRDMQHRYPQRHPKIGEVIFEVRDWRVYHEQYAGREVIKGVSFHVRRGEIVGIAGLMGSGRTELAMSLFGRAYGNRISGQVFIDGQEVDVSTISKAIRCGLAYATEDRKGWGLILEQEVRKNVTLANLPKVSQRGVIDENSEAKVAQGFRESLRIRCSSIEQPVVNLSGGNQQKVLLSKWLFTQPRVLILDEPTRGIDVGAKYDIYTIIDELASEGKGILLISSEMPELLGMCDRIYVMSEGQLVAELPRGEASQERIMRAIVNAVQA from the coding sequence ATGGCACAAGAGCCCATTCTATCCATGCGCAACATTAGTAAAAGCTTCCCGGGCGTCAAGGCTTTAGATAATGTCAACTTGACCGTCTATGCCGGTGAAATCCATGCCATCGTTGGGGAAAACGGGGCAGGGAAATCCACCCTCATGAAAGTGCTAAGTGGCGTATATCCCTATGGCCAGTACGAAGGAGAGATTTATTTCGAGGGGAAATTGCAGCGCTTTGAGGGTATTAGAGATAGTGAATCCCAAGGCATCATCATAATTCACCAAGAACTCGCGTTAGTCCCCATGCTTTCGATTACGGAAAACATTTTTTTAGGCAACGAGCCAGCACGGACTGGAGTCATTGATTGGCACGCCGCCCATATCCGTGCGCAAGAACTCTTAAAGCGTGTGGGATTAAAGGAACCACCCTCGGCCATTGTGGGTAGGCTGGGGGTAGGAAAGCAACAATTAGTGGAAATTGCCAAGGCGCTGTCCAAGCGTGTACGACTTTTAATCCTCGATGAACCCACAGCAAGTCTGAATGAGACTGATAGCGAGGCGTTACTCCAACTTTTACGGGAACTAAAAGCCCAAGGCATCGCTTGTATTCTCATCTCTCACAAGCTCAACGAGATTACTCAGGTCGCTGATCGCATTACCATACTTCGCGACGGCACAACAATCGAGACCTTAAACTGCACCGAAGGCCCGCTCAGCGAGGAGCGTATCATTCGGGGAATGGTAGGGCGGGATATGCAGCACCGATATCCCCAGCGTCACCCCAAAATTGGCGAGGTGATCTTCGAGGTGCGAGATTGGCGAGTTTACCACGAACAATATGCCGGCCGTGAAGTGATTAAGGGGGTCAGTTTTCATGTGCGTAGGGGGGAGATTGTAGGAATTGCTGGGCTAATGGGCTCAGGACGCACAGAATTAGCCATGAGCCTCTTTGGTCGTGCATACGGGAACCGTATAAGTGGTCAAGTTTTTATTGATGGGCAGGAAGTAGATGTCTCAACCATCAGCAAAGCCATCCGCTGTGGCCTAGCTTACGCTACAGAAGACCGCAAGGGTTGGGGACTGATCTTAGAACAGGAAGTCCGCAAAAACGTGACCTTGGCCAATCTACCTAAGGTCTCTCAGCGTGGTGTCATTGACGAAAACAGCGAGGCCAAAGTAGCTCAAGGGTTTCGTGAGTCGCTGCGTATACGTTGCTCGAGCATCGAACAGCCTGTGGTTAACCTCTCAGGTGGCAATCAACAGAAAGTTTTGCTGAGCAAGTGGCTATTTACACAACCGCGTGTCCTGATTTTGGATGAACCTACCCGAGGCATTGACGTTGGTGCCAAGTACGACATCTATACCATCATAGATGAGCTTGCATCCGAAGGCAAAGGCATTTTGTTGATCTCCTCTGAAATGCCCGAGCTACTTGGTATGTGTGATCGTATCTATGTGATGAGTGAAGGGCAGCTCGTAGCCGAGCTACCTCGAGGCGAGGCAAGTCAAGAACGCATCATGCGGGCCATAGTTAACGCTGTTCAAGCCTAA
- the mmsB gene encoding multiple monosaccharide ABC transporter permease, with amino-acid sequence MKLGTLKTNLHNYGLLISLIIIIGFFQIATNGILLQPLNLTNLILQNSYIVVMALGMLLVIVAGHIDLSVGAVSGFIGGLAAVLMVHYEWPVAPTIIVALLAGVFIGAVQGWFVAYARIPSFIVTLAGMLVFKGSALALLQGQSVGPFPLAFQSISTGFIPDPFGGKDIRIFSLIIGVLLAGVLVGVDWRQRLKAQAHGLVNEPAPLFAIRNLLFAAVIIYLTWQLATYKGLPTVLILMGVLILLYQFIASRTVIGRRIYALGGNEKAARLSGIDTSRLIFLTFANMGLLAAVAGIIFAARLNTATPKAGTGFELDVIAACFIGGASASGGVGRVMGAVIGAFIMGVMNNGMSILGIGIDYQQVIKGLVLLAAVFFDVYNRNRA; translated from the coding sequence ATGAAACTCGGTACCTTAAAAACAAACCTTCACAACTACGGGCTCTTGATCTCTCTGATCATTATCATAGGTTTTTTCCAGATAGCAACCAACGGTATTTTACTACAGCCTCTGAATTTGACCAATCTGATACTGCAAAATAGTTACATCGTGGTGATGGCCTTAGGGATGCTACTAGTGATTGTAGCCGGACATATTGATTTATCAGTTGGGGCGGTGAGTGGCTTCATCGGCGGCTTAGCCGCCGTATTGATGGTGCATTATGAATGGCCAGTAGCTCCTACAATCATCGTGGCTTTGCTCGCAGGAGTGTTTATTGGTGCAGTACAAGGCTGGTTTGTAGCTTACGCACGCATTCCGTCGTTTATCGTGACCTTAGCGGGCATGCTGGTATTCAAAGGCTCTGCCTTAGCCTTGTTACAAGGCCAGTCAGTAGGTCCGTTTCCTCTAGCATTTCAAAGCATCAGCACGGGTTTTATACCCGACCCATTTGGAGGTAAGGATATACGTATATTCTCACTGATTATCGGTGTGCTACTAGCAGGGGTCTTAGTAGGAGTAGATTGGCGTCAGCGCCTTAAAGCCCAGGCGCATGGTTTAGTCAACGAACCCGCTCCACTTTTTGCTATTCGAAATCTGCTCTTTGCAGCTGTAATAATCTATTTGACCTGGCAGCTCGCCACATATAAGGGTCTGCCCACCGTGCTCATACTTATGGGAGTACTGATTTTGCTTTACCAGTTCATCGCCAGCCGTACAGTCATTGGTCGGCGCATATATGCCCTAGGTGGCAATGAAAAGGCCGCCCGCCTGTCGGGCATAGATACCTCACGGCTGATCTTCTTGACTTTTGCCAATATGGGCCTCCTAGCAGCTGTGGCAGGAATTATTTTCGCGGCGCGATTGAACACCGCCACCCCTAAAGCGGGGACTGGGTTTGAACTCGACGTAATTGCTGCGTGTTTTATCGGTGGAGCATCGGCTTCAGGCGGCGTGGGCAGGGTAATGGGGGCGGTCATCGGCGCGTTTATTATGGGCGTGATGAATAACGGAATGTCTATTCTCGGTATTGGCATTGATTATCAGCAAGTTATTAAGGGGTTGGTGTTGTTGGCTGCAGTTTTCTTCGATGTATATAATCGCAACCGGGCTTGA
- the purB gene encoding adenylosuccinate lyase codes for MIERYQTPEMKALWTEARKYEAWAKVEQYALEAWEELGVVPNGVAARLAEGLSRRPIDETFARRAEALEAETRHDIVAFTRALVEWVDDAEVAQWLHFGLTSTDVVDTAQNTLLVEALTLIEAELRGVQEALRRLAVRYKHTPAVGRTHGVHAEPTSFGLRFLSFYAALLRDAERLQRARKTIGIAMLSGSVGNYAHLEPAVEAHVARKLGLEVEPVSTQVIPRDRHAELMSALAILGADLERITVELRHLQRTEVLEAAEPFSYRQTGSSSMPHKKNPVALENISGLARLLRSNLQAELENVALWHERDISHSSVERVILPDSTTLAHYMLRRLGRVLEGLVVYEANIARNLALTRGLVYSQRVLGLLVESGLDRTAAYEVVQRNAMKSWEEGRDFRELLEADPQCSLKGEALASAFDPRYFLRHVDAIYARFGL; via the coding sequence ATGATCGAGCGCTACCAAACCCCTGAGATGAAGGCGCTGTGGACCGAGGCCCGCAAGTATGAAGCCTGGGCCAAGGTCGAGCAGTACGCCCTCGAGGCCTGGGAGGAGCTGGGGGTGGTGCCCAACGGGGTGGCTGCCCGGCTGGCCGAGGGGCTATCGCGAAGGCCCATCGACGAGACCTTCGCCCGGCGGGCGGAGGCCCTCGAGGCGGAAACCCGCCACGACATCGTGGCCTTCACCCGCGCGCTGGTGGAGTGGGTGGACGACGCGGAGGTAGCCCAGTGGCTGCACTTCGGCCTCACCAGCACCGACGTGGTGGACACTGCACAGAACACGCTGCTCGTGGAGGCCCTCACGCTCATCGAGGCTGAACTCCGGGGGGTGCAGGAGGCGCTCAGGCGGCTGGCCGTGCGCTACAAGCACACCCCGGCGGTGGGGCGCACCCACGGGGTCCACGCCGAGCCTACGAGCTTCGGGCTGCGTTTCCTGAGCTTCTACGCCGCGCTGCTGCGCGATGCCGAGCGCCTGCAGCGGGCCAGGAAGACCATCGGTATCGCCATGCTCTCGGGCTCGGTGGGCAACTACGCCCACCTCGAGCCCGCCGTCGAAGCCCACGTGGCCCGGAAGCTGGGGCTGGAGGTTGAGCCGGTCTCGACCCAGGTGATCCCCCGCGACCGCCACGCCGAGCTGATGAGCGCTCTGGCCATCCTGGGGGCCGACCTCGAGCGCATCACGGTCGAGCTACGCCACCTCCAGCGCACCGAGGTGCTCGAGGCGGCGGAGCCCTTCAGCTACCGCCAGACGGGCTCTTCCTCCATGCCCCACAAGAAAAACCCGGTAGCCCTGGAGAACATCTCCGGGCTGGCGCGGCTCTTGCGCTCCAACCTCCAGGCCGAGCTGGAAAACGTGGCCCTGTGGCACGAGCGCGACATCAGCCACTCCTCGGTCGAGCGGGTCATCCTGCCCGACTCCACCACCTTGGCCCACTACATGCTGCGCCGCCTGGGGCGGGTGCTGGAGGGGTTGGTGGTCTACGAGGCCAACATCGCGCGCAACCTGGCCCTCACCCGTGGGCTGGTCTACTCGCAGCGGGTGCTGGGCCTGCTGGTGGAGAGCGGCTTGGACCGCACCGCCGCCTACGAGGTGGTGCAGCGCAACGCCATGAAAAGCTGGGAGGAAGGTCGCGATTTCCGCGAGCTGCTCGAGGCCGACCCCCAGTGCAGTCTCAAGGGCGAGGCCCTGGCCTCCGCTTTTGACCCCCGCTACTTCCTGCGGCACGTCGATGCCATCTACGCCCGTTTCGGGCTTTAG
- a CDS encoding S8 family serine peptidase: MRQILLIVLLSLLSACGLQTRPSAQDGSSPAFTIPQERQLVVGYRDSANLEAIARQVGARVVATIPQLKAALLELPEGLSQAQAARRLVAQVRYAEANRFDRQPIPLPAPRPTTQGLSSQAAFNDPLLPQQWWLGKIGAPGAWSQGAVGTNVTIGVVDSDFDRSHPDLCDQPSRSRCVGGYNAFTLSPYAPTDPFQGNPGRDTHGSGSAGMAAALSNNGQFVAGVAGGNGDPASAARLMPITIFGGSSGGYAGDLNVAQAIVWAVNGPDGLPPTNPGDSGDGADILNNSWGGGGYSYLLKDAFDYALLNRVVVVASAGNDYRDAYHLPSGLPGVIAVAATNPHDEKTDFSTYGPWVDISAPGDDVLTTYVNLGSKTWLFGGTSAAGPVVTGAAAVVLQVLRENGLSPTPYQVMRILQMTADPVAGPPAVTAGMGAGRVNVDKAVQLAKGITTPAALPADGSNITVGVLNKAADISTDMLGFVPVSSVTLVHAATGKQYHAQTGVTPDALFLGSEPGNYRVLAGGPSQLLWGGSEDPQETVVAAPAGSSPLVILYQQADLYETAGGSGPARNETPGTATDLAAFFGALPPSFTLSAAFDSNNFAQLGLPEGGPDVDVYAISLAEGETLNLRAASTYIGGQGKVKLSLIAPDQSTVVASDTEVAVPASLSFTVGAGQAGTYYVKLEEASGNQGLGYFYRLGVGLNGNPAPSF; encoded by the coding sequence ATGCGCCAGATCCTTTTGATCGTCCTGCTGAGCCTCTTGAGCGCCTGCGGCCTCCAGACCCGCCCCTCTGCCCAGGACGGCTCGAGCCCGGCCTTCACCATCCCTCAGGAGCGGCAGCTGGTGGTGGGCTATAGGGACTCGGCCAACCTCGAGGCCATCGCCCGGCAGGTTGGGGCACGGGTGGTTGCCACCATCCCCCAGCTCAAGGCCGCGCTCCTTGAACTCCCCGAGGGCCTCAGTCAGGCCCAGGCTGCTCGCCGCTTGGTGGCCCAGGTCCGCTACGCCGAGGCCAACCGCTTTGACCGCCAGCCCATCCCCCTGCCCGCTCCCAGGCCCACCACCCAGGGCCTCAGCTCCCAGGCCGCCTTCAACGACCCCCTGCTGCCGCAGCAGTGGTGGCTTGGGAAGATCGGCGCCCCCGGCGCCTGGAGCCAGGGCGCGGTGGGCACCAATGTCACCATCGGCGTCGTCGACTCCGACTTCGACCGCTCCCACCCCGACCTCTGCGATCAGCCCAGCCGCAGCCGCTGCGTGGGCGGCTACAACGCCTTCACCCTCAGCCCGTACGCGCCCACCGATCCCTTCCAGGGCAACCCGGGTCGCGACACCCACGGCTCGGGCTCGGCGGGGATGGCCGCGGCGCTGTCCAACAACGGCCAGTTCGTGGCTGGGGTAGCCGGAGGCAACGGCGATCCGGCCAGCGCCGCCCGGCTCATGCCCATCACCATCTTCGGGGGCTCGAGCGGGGGGTACGCCGGTGACCTCAACGTGGCGCAGGCCATCGTCTGGGCGGTCAACGGCCCCGACGGCCTACCCCCCACCAACCCCGGCGACAGCGGCGACGGGGCCGATATCCTCAACAACTCTTGGGGCGGCGGCGGTTACAGCTACCTCCTGAAGGACGCCTTCGACTACGCCTTGTTAAACCGGGTCGTGGTGGTGGCCTCGGCAGGCAACGACTACCGTGACGCCTACCACCTCCCCTCGGGGCTGCCTGGGGTCATCGCGGTAGCGGCCACCAACCCCCACGATGAAAAGACCGACTTCTCCACCTACGGCCCCTGGGTCGACATCTCCGCCCCCGGCGACGACGTGCTGACGACCTACGTGAACCTGGGTAGCAAGACCTGGCTCTTCGGCGGGACCTCCGCGGCTGGTCCGGTGGTGACAGGGGCGGCGGCGGTGGTGCTGCAGGTCCTGCGCGAAAACGGCCTTAGCCCGACGCCCTATCAGGTCATGCGGATCCTGCAGATGACCGCCGACCCGGTGGCGGGGCCACCCGCCGTGACCGCGGGTATGGGGGCCGGCCGGGTGAACGTGGACAAGGCGGTGCAGTTGGCGAAGGGGATCACCACTCCAGCCGCACTCCCCGCCGACGGGAGCAACATCACGGTGGGGGTGCTGAACAAGGCTGCTGACATAAGCACCGACATGCTGGGCTTCGTCCCCGTTAGCAGCGTTACGCTCGTGCACGCGGCTACCGGCAAGCAGTACCACGCCCAGACCGGCGTCACTCCTGACGCCCTTTTCCTGGGGAGCGAGCCGGGCAACTACCGGGTGCTGGCCGGAGGCCCCAGCCAGCTTTTGTGGGGCGGCAGTGAGGACCCGCAGGAGACCGTGGTCGCCGCGCCCGCGGGCAGCTCACCCCTCGTGATCCTCTACCAGCAGGCCGACCTGTACGAGACCGCTGGGGGCTCGGGTCCGGCCCGCAACGAAACCCCCGGCACGGCCACCGACCTCGCCGCCTTCTTTGGTGCGCTGCCTCCTTCCTTCACCCTCAGCGCGGCCTTCGACTCCAACAACTTCGCCCAGCTCGGCCTACCGGAGGGCGGGCCGGACGTGGACGTGTACGCCATCTCCCTGGCTGAGGGGGAGACGCTTAATCTCCGTGCAGCCAGCACGTACATCGGCGGGCAGGGGAAGGTCAAACTCAGCCTCATCGCCCCAGATCAGAGCACCGTGGTCGCCAGCGACACCGAGGTCGCCGTGCCTGCCTCGCTCAGCTTCACCGTGGGGGCGGGCCAGGCCGGGACGTACTACGTCAAGCTCGAGGAAGCCAGCGGCAATCAGGGACTGGGCTACTTCTATCGCCTGGGCGTGGGCCTGAACGGCAACCCGGCTCCCAGCTTCTGA
- a CDS encoding carboxypeptidase regulatory-like domain-containing protein, translated as MRINQPADGATVNTDSVELRGSATDERTVTRVTYQLNGGDEQRVDVSAGKQVNLEINVSGLREGNNTLTVNAYDALSLKGSAKVSVVYKPLVLTGLVVDNNAGAAVAGSTVTVDGSPATAVTDSDGAFTLHLPAGTYNLSFSKPGYAGSRVEGLRLEADLGPISVVQKRATNPALATTPPSLSVTAGAGGCGGIAAGADFASVTQAQACVPFRITAAAQGSGNMIRYIYAGLAKTPGSAFFSNPRFIWSADVNGPDTGNQQLSGTAVAGVNGPTTFEVVAYDVNDNRVHRIYYLDFSQSTASPSVTPVTNFRVLSVTLAQAVGFYSPPKPTTVRLPAASSISVQGAPSADSTLWVELAWNYSGTNPDRFEVWRSFDGSTFARIATLGGTARTYNDSSPQLAVGRRVYYRVDAVGSTTATGPVLATTPLDRFTVSLLSPAKNQTGVSVRPTLSWSVSRVVGDQRLFAPFVLDYPQQGEYFIWSPYFSTGQLFSDADLAVSGNTYSVAYNADGTASLSRLEAHHAYSFDLSAAAVSFDPADPARVEAISIAQDIWNVFHPLGVCNFGGPVCTGEWNEFVTGDGSY; from the coding sequence GTGCGGATTAACCAGCCTGCCGATGGCGCTACCGTGAACACCGACAGCGTGGAGCTCCGGGGCAGCGCCACGGACGAGCGCACAGTCACTCGGGTCACCTACCAGCTCAACGGCGGGGACGAGCAGCGGGTGGACGTTTCTGCCGGGAAGCAGGTTAACCTGGAAATCAACGTCAGCGGCCTGCGTGAGGGCAACAACACCCTCACCGTCAACGCCTACGACGCGCTGAGCCTCAAGGGCAGCGCCAAGGTGAGCGTGGTCTACAAACCGCTCGTACTCACGGGCTTGGTGGTGGACAACAACGCCGGGGCCGCGGTAGCGGGGAGCACCGTCACGGTGGACGGAAGCCCGGCCACCGCCGTCACCGATAGCGATGGAGCCTTTACCCTGCACCTGCCTGCGGGTACCTACAACCTCAGCTTCAGCAAGCCGGGCTACGCGGGGAGCCGCGTCGAGGGGCTGCGCCTCGAGGCCGACCTAGGCCCCATCAGCGTGGTGCAGAAGCGCGCGACCAACCCCGCCCTCGCCACCACCCCCCCGAGCCTTTCCGTAACCGCTGGCGCGGGTGGGTGCGGGGGGATCGCTGCCGGGGCGGACTTTGCCAGCGTAACCCAGGCCCAAGCCTGTGTTCCTTTCCGCATCACCGCCGCGGCCCAAGGCAGCGGGAACATGATCCGCTACATCTACGCGGGCCTCGCCAAGACTCCCGGATCCGCCTTCTTTTCCAACCCACGCTTTATCTGGTCTGCCGACGTCAACGGACCCGATACCGGCAACCAGCAACTCTCCGGCACGGCGGTCGCTGGAGTGAACGGCCCCACGACCTTCGAGGTTGTGGCCTACGACGTCAACGACAACCGGGTGCACCGCATTTACTACCTCGACTTCAGCCAGAGCACGGCCAGCCCGAGCGTCACCCCCGTGACCAACTTCCGGGTATTGTCGGTCACCCTGGCCCAGGCGGTCGGCTTCTACAGCCCCCCTAAGCCCACCACCGTGCGCCTGCCCGCCGCCTCCAGCATCTCGGTCCAAGGAGCCCCTTCCGCCGACAGCACGCTGTGGGTCGAGCTCGCCTGGAATTACAGCGGCACCAACCCCGACCGCTTCGAGGTCTGGCGCTCCTTCGACGGCTCCACCTTCGCCAGGATCGCCACCTTGGGTGGTACGGCCCGCACCTACAACGACAGCAGCCCGCAGTTGGCGGTGGGCCGGAGGGTCTACTACCGCGTCGACGCCGTGGGCAGCACCACCGCCACCGGGCCGGTACTGGCCACTACCCCCCTCGACCGCTTCACGGTGAGCTTGCTCAGCCCGGCGAAGAACCAGACCGGCGTGTCGGTGCGCCCCACCTTGTCCTGGAGCGTGAGCCGGGTGGTCGGTGACCAGCGCTTGTTCGCGCCCTTCGTTCTGGACTACCCGCAGCAGGGGGAGTACTTCATCTGGTCCCCCTACTTCTCCACCGGGCAGTTGTTCTCCGACGCCGACCTCGCGGTCAGCGGCAACACCTACAGCGTGGCCTACAACGCCGACGGCACGGCCAGCCTGAGCCGTCTCGAGGCCCACCACGCCTACTCCTTCGACCTCTCGGCGGCGGCGGTGAGCTTCGACCCTGCCGACCCGGCCCGCGTCGAGGCCATCTCCATCGCCCAAGACATCTGGAACGTCTTCCACCCGCTGGGTGTGTGCAACTTCGGTGGTCCGGTCTGTACCGGCGAGTGGAACGAATTCGTGACCGGAGACGGGAGCTACTGA